GTAACTCACAAAACTCGAGAAGAGCCGCCACTACCAACATCTAGCGGTTACTTTCATCCACCACTATTGTGATAGAAATCAATTCAATAAAAAACAGCCTCACTAGAGGCTGTTTTTTATTATTCATTTATTTAAGTTAAGCTAAGTTATACCAATCGTATTAGTTAGCTTTTATAAACAGAATTAATTAATCGGTCATCATTATTCTACTGTCATTCTTATTGCGCTAATTTACTTGGCTAACTTAACAGACTGCTCGATAACATCAACAGCAATGGCAGCTGCACCAGCTCTTCTAGGGTCTGCTGCTCCTAAAAATACGCCATTATGTTTCATGATGGCTTGTAAGCTACCCAATGAACTAGATACTTTGATGTTGTAACCTTTCGCTTTTAAGATATCAACGGTATCAGCAGGGATATTCCTCTCAACAGACAACACCTCAGGTTGCCATTGATGATGAAACCGTGGTGCATTGGTCGCTTCAGCAATATTCATTTCGAAATATAAAACATTAACCAATTGTTGAAATACCGAGGTAATTATTTTACTACCACCTGGCGTACCAGTAGCAAGGTAGGGTTCACCATCTTTAAGCACTATCGTTGGCGTCATAGAGCTAAGCGGACGTTTTTTTGCTTCAATGGCATTAGCTGTACCGCCAATTAAACCGTAACTATTAGGACTACCTGGTTTTACCGAAAAATCATCCATGGTGTTATTCAGTAAAATTCCCGTACCTGGAATAGTAATACCACTACCGTAGTTATGATTTAAAGTATAAGTACTACTCACCACATTACCCTCGGCATCCATAACAGAAAAATGTGTGGTATCAGGGCTTTCATATTTACTGGGTTCACCGGCTTTAATATCGCTTGAAGGAGTTATTTTATTTCGCTTAATATTTTTACTGAGTTCTTTTGCGTATGCTTTGCTAGTTAAGCCCTCACTCGGTACGTTGACAAAAGCAGGGTCACCTAAAAAGGAACTTCTGTCGGCATAGGCGCGCTTAAATATTTCAGTTTGCAGATGTATTAGTGCTGCAGAGCCTTGCTGAATGTTCTCTAAGTTAAGTGTTTCAAACATATTTAACATTTGAATAAGGTGAACGCCACCTGAACTTGGCGGTGGCATAGTTAAAATTTCAAACCCTTGAAATGTGCCACGAATAGGCGCTACTTCATTCACTCTATAATCCGCTAAGTCTTTTGCAGTAATGAGGCCATTGCCCTGCTGCATTGCTGCAACAATTTTTTTTGCAATATCCCCTTGGTAAAATCCAGATTTACCCTGCTCGCGCAAGTAGGCTAAGCTATCGGCAAGATCTGTTTGCACCCAAACTTCGCCTGCTAGATACG
The DNA window shown above is from Colwellia psychrerythraea 34H and carries:
- the ggt gene encoding gamma-glutamyltransferase, whose translation is MKNNFITNIHNRLFSSAHSQKNLRDMVVKLTCCFLSFVATNSVATTPVQQVSKAELPRLWQLVDYHDISHPVIGRKGMVVSQKRIASEVGADILRQGGNAVDAAVAVGFALSVVLPRAGNLAGGGFMLVHLGDEKKTIAIDYRETAPALAYKDVFLDKYGYPIVNKSLKTLSASGVPGTVAGLHYALENYGSMSWSEVIKPAEKLARAGIVVDDDMARFFYKEQMFLSANSETCRVFLKENCQPYLAGEVWVQTDLADSLAYLREQGKSGFYQGDIAKKIVAAMQQGNGLITAKDLADYRVNEVAPIRGTFQGFEILTMPPPSSGGVHLIQMLNMFETLNLENIQQGSAALIHLQTEIFKRAYADRSSFLGDPAFVNVPSEGLTSKAYAKELSKNIKRNKITPSSDIKAGEPSKYESPDTTHFSVMDAEGNVVSSTYTLNHNYGSGITIPGTGILLNNTMDDFSVKPGSPNSYGLIGGTANAIEAKKRPLSSMTPTIVLKDGEPYLATGTPGGSKIITSVFQQLVNVLYFEMNIAEATNAPRFHHQWQPEVLSVERNIPADTVDILKAKGYNIKVSSSLGSLQAIMKHNGVFLGAADPRRAGAAAIAVDVIEQSVKLAK